In a genomic window of Zerene cesonia ecotype Mississippi chromosome Z, Zerene_cesonia_1.1, whole genome shotgun sequence:
- the LOC119835682 gene encoding uncharacterized protein LOC119835682 encodes MARALVVAIACAMATSATSYGDYAGARMPQYHMDYESRDTAPRDEYPERSPDGHVPLDYKYEEDPDGKHYKAPETIVDENDEWIKTKNRRNKPTDLDHEYSQEVDKYSSTDDRDQKIKSNRIHARNRHNFKRKKVDIDESFPERERRRYDDSKNPSHENLVRLSKDRIVDNKSFERNVKNIGYARGQKRQNRRKTRDKAYPRIDDIEEGILTAEKVFETDDSGEEEVAQITGQRRMMDPERVRVTRPDPDFTTNFAGKRPDKSYADYDEYYDMKRVLNIKNKLPSLLRRTKARYSTTQRTPQVEEWFRRANIPDENKYDTKVSSTTSTAVTTTKSTTKTKVTPKVTTKSPQTTKTTTLKPNVVSSNSSELSLAEKSRLSILKKVQRKESLKSGSGTTKPPVLMQVTERMQTVVMVEPPGSLVERLRARELSNDSPGRVAKAKRLMRHKLLSNAKSIHDLTDNWDDMICEYIDVSLLSKANGVPFNLSYKMALACLLIRSTPETTAGTTSVAERRLDVVLGHRQRKEAPATGPAGPAGPLSTPPTFPPFAIEQAEMKSSTTVNGAVVPLVSGGSQLTTTKDEAVIADIEPSKPEINQGECPSVGMS; translated from the exons ATGGCGCGGGCCCTGGTGGTGGCCATAGCCTGCGCGATGGCCACATCGGCGACCAGCTACGGAGACTACGCAGGAGCGCGAATGCCTCAATATCACATGGATTATGAGAGCCGGGACACGGCACCGCGTGACGAATACCCGGAAAGATCACCAGATGGCCATGTGCccttagattataaatatgaagagGATCCCGATG gCAAACACTATAAAGCTCCAGAAACAATTGTAGATGAAAATGACGAATggattaaaactaaaaatagaagaaataaacCTACAGATTTAGATCACGAATATAGTCAAGAAGTAGATAAGTATTCCAGTACAGACGATAGGGAccagaaaataaaatctaaccGAATACATGCCAGAAATAGGCACAacttcaaaagaaaaaaagtggACATAGATGAATCATTCCCTGAACGCGAACGCAGAAGGTACGACGATTCAAAAAATCCATCCCATGAAAATTTAGTCCGTTTGAGTAAAGACAGAATAGTTGATAACAAAAGCTTTGAAAgaaatgtcaaaaatattgGTTATGCTAGAGGACAGAAGAGGCAAAACAGACGTAAAACTCGTGATAAAGCTTATCCGCGCATCGATGACATTGAAGAAGGCATTCTGACCGCCGAAAAGGTGTTCGAGACAGATGATAGCGGCGAAGAGGAAGTGGCGCAGATCACCGGACAGCGGCGCATGATGGACCCTGAGCGTGTACGAGTTACTCGACCAGACCCCGACTTTACAACTAACTTTGCCGGTAAAAGGCCAGATAAGAGCTATGCTGATTATGACGAATATTACGACATGAAGAGGGTCCTCAACATTAAGAACAAATTGCCATCACTCCTGCGTCGCACAAAAG CGAGGTACTCAACGACGCAGCGAACTCCACAAGTGGAAGAATGGTTCCGGCGAGCCAACATCCcagatgaaaataaatatgacaccAAAGTGTCTTCGACCACATCTACAGCAGTAACAACGACAAAGTCAACCACAAAGACCAAAGTTACCCCAAAGGTTACCACAAAATCCCCGCAAACGACTAAGACCACAACTTTGAAACCAAATGTAGTGTCATCAAATAGCTCAGAACTGTCTTTAGCTGAAAAGTCTAGACTATCCATTCTCAAGAAGGTGCAGAGAAAAGAGAGTCTAAAAAGTGGATCGGGTACAACGAAGCCCCCAGTTTTAATGCAAGTAACGGAACGTATGCAGACCGTAGTGATGGTGGAGCCGCCGGGGTCGCTGGTGGAGCGGCTGCGCGCGCGAGAGCTCTCCAACGACTCTCCCGGCCGCGTGGCGAAGGCCAAGCGCTTGATGCGACACAAGCTGCTGTCGAACGCCAAGAGCATCCACGACTTGACGGACAATTGGGACGACATGATCTGCGAATATATCGACGTCTCTCTGCTGAGTAAGGCTAACGGGGTGCCGTTCAACTTATCGTATAAAATGGCCCTAGCTTGTTTATTGATACGAAGTA CGCCAGAAACAACAGCGGGCACAACCAGCGTGGCGGAGCGGCGGTTGGACGTGGTGCTGGGCCACCGGCAGCGCAAGGAGGCGCCGGCCACCGGCCCCGCCGGCCCCGCCGGCCCCCTCTCCACACCTCCCACATTCCCCCCCTTCGCCATCGAGCAGGC AGAAATGAAAAGCTCAACTACTGTGAACGGAGCAGTTGTACCACTGGTGAGTGGTGGGAGTCAATTGACAACCACTAAGGACGAGGCCGTCATAGCTGATATAGAACCAAGCAAACCAGAGATAAATCAGGGTGAATGCCCGTCTGTTGGAATGAGCTGA